From one Streptococcus pneumoniae genomic stretch:
- a CDS encoding amidase family protein yields MEEYEDWGLPTEEKIAFGKEELIAAIDAQLASVELDKVLSKTPLMAQKSMAELQAGIERGDFTYEELTAYYLFRIREFDQAEQGMNAVSEINPRALEEARNWDGSSDILPLKGMPVLVKENINTKDLPTSAGTIALKDFVPKEDAPIVESLKVQGAIVLGKANLSELSYWMGESVPCGYSSKKGQTHNPFAPVVLSPLGSSSGSAVAMATDLAAFSLGTETAGSILAPAGVLSVVGFKPTRGALSSEGVVPISHSLDTVGFLARTVADICLSYEAVTGEHSRLEEHHLSGKRFGLLLPSSEEFTDKFRSYAEKTGAEVVEMSCDLADFDLLHILLEEFEEDFNHYLTTYQAPIKSLTDLIAFNEKHPKERMRYGQELLEKSLHYDQKDRDKVQKIIQEAERLLDRLLAEHQLDALVCQDTSHTNLAALAGTPSISIPFGCKGKCPIGVSFMTGKEQDTFLLEIAYAFEQATKLRQIP; encoded by the coding sequence ATGGAAGAGTATGAAGACTGGGGACTGCCAACTGAGGAGAAGATTGCGTTTGGGAAAGAAGAGTTGATTGCAGCTATTGATGCGCAGTTAGCTAGTGTGGAGTTAGACAAGGTACTGTCAAAAACGCCTTTGATGGCTCAAAAAAGCATGGCAGAATTGCAGGCAGGAATTGAGCGAGGAGATTTTACCTATGAAGAGTTGACGGCTTACTATCTCTTTCGGATTCGAGAGTTTGATCAAGCTGAGCAAGGCATGAATGCCGTCAGTGAAATCAATCCCCGTGCCCTTGAAGAAGCAAGAAATTGGGATGGCTCAAGTGATATCCTGCCTTTAAAAGGGATGCCTGTTTTGGTCAAGGAAAATATCAACACCAAGGATTTGCCAACCAGTGCAGGAACGATAGCGCTCAAGGATTTTGTACCAAAAGAAGATGCTCCAATTGTGGAATCCTTAAAGGTACAAGGAGCGATTGTCTTAGGAAAGGCAAATTTATCGGAACTATCCTATTGGATGGGGGAGTCTGTTCCTTGTGGTTATAGTAGCAAGAAAGGACAAACTCACAATCCTTTTGCTCCTGTGGTGTTATCACCTCTAGGTTCTAGCTCGGGCAGTGCTGTGGCTATGGCGACTGATTTGGCAGCTTTTTCGCTTGGAACAGAGACCGCTGGCTCTATCCTAGCGCCTGCTGGAGTGTTGTCTGTTGTAGGCTTTAAGCCGACGAGAGGAGCGTTATCCTCTGAGGGTGTAGTTCCTATCAGTCATTCCCTTGATACAGTTGGATTTCTGGCTCGTACAGTTGCAGATATTTGCTTGTCCTATGAAGCGGTGACAGGAGAGCACAGTCGTCTTGAGGAACATCATCTTTCAGGCAAGCGCTTTGGTTTACTGCTCCCAAGCTCAGAAGAGTTTACAGACAAGTTTAGAAGCTATGCCGAAAAGACTGGTGCAGAAGTGGTAGAAATGTCCTGTGATTTGGCTGATTTTGACCTTTTACACATTCTTTTGGAGGAGTTTGAAGAGGATTTTAATCACTATCTAACCACCTACCAAGCACCGATTAAAAGCTTGACAGACTTGATTGCATTTAACGAGAAACATCCTAAAGAGCGTATGCGCTATGGACAAGAGCTTCTGGAGAAATCCCTCCATTATGATCAAAAAGATAGAGATAAGGTTCAAAAAATCATTCAAGAAGCTGAACGCTTATTAGATAGATTGTTAGCGGAACATCAGCTAGATGCTTTGGTTTGTCAAGATACTAGCCATACGAATCTTGCTGCTCTTGCAGGAACACCTTCGATTTCTATTCCTTTTGGATGCAAGGGGAAATGCCCAATAGGAGTGAGTTTCATGACAGGAAAAGAACAAGATACTTTCTTGTTAGAGATTGCCTATGCCTTTGAGCAGGCCACTAAGCTCCGGCAAATACCTTAG
- a CDS encoding helix-turn-helix transcriptional regulator — translation MIIVNLDVELAKKKMKSSELAERIGITPANLSILKTGKAKAIRFSTLDAICRELGCQPGDILAYEPDE, via the coding sequence ATGATTATTGTAAACTTAGATGTCGAATTGGCTAAGAAAAAAATGAAATCAAGCGAATTAGCAGAACGCATCGGCATCACACCTGCCAATCTCTCCATTTTAAAAACAGGTAAAGCCAAAGCCATTCGCTTTTCAACCCTTGATGCGATTTGCCGAGAACTCGGCTGCCAACCAGGCGATATTTTAGCCTACGAGCCAGATGAATAA
- a CDS encoding Cof-type HAD-IIB family hydrolase, translating into MEIKAVFFDIDGTLVNDNRTVLKSTEQAIQSLKEQGILVGLATGRGPFFVEPFMEQLDLDFAVTYNGQYIFSKDKVISATPIDKASLRGLIEVAHQYRKEICFGTKDGVIGSKIMNFGMSKVPQWSSRLIPKKLTRYVNHGFNHIISKAFPQKVEDLYQAIQEPIYQVLLLATASETKLIQEEFTDLKFTRSSPFAADVINQGMSKLEGIRLVGKEYGFGIHEVMAFGDSDNDLEMLAGVGMSIAMGNGTDRVKEIAKHITTSNSQDGIHKALEHFGILAREKVFTSSDPHFNKVKAFHQVMDTSTQEEPMAWDLKKASHRVDFKLEEMVEFLRAASPSEEAFEGAIEDLHLALDKAVEKVKTNTPAEVSLVGQADALIDMLYFTYGTFVLMGVDPERIFEIVHQANMGKIFPDGKAHFDPMTHKILKPDDWEEKYAPEPAIQKELERQMKAYQKHKEEQRTKL; encoded by the coding sequence ATGGAAATCAAAGCAGTCTTTTTTGATATCGACGGTACTTTGGTCAATGATAACAGGACCGTTCTAAAGTCCACGGAACAAGCGATTCAGAGTTTGAAAGAGCAGGGCATTTTAGTAGGGCTTGCGACAGGGAGAGGGCCATTTTTTGTAGAGCCCTTTATGGAGCAGCTGGATTTAGATTTTGCTGTTACTTATAATGGTCAATATATTTTCTCAAAAGATAAGGTCATCTCAGCTACACCGATTGATAAGGCAAGCTTGCGCGGTTTGATTGAGGTCGCACATCAATATCGCAAGGAAATCTGCTTTGGGACAAAAGATGGCGTGATTGGTTCTAAAATCATGAATTTTGGGATGAGCAAGGTTCCCCAGTGGTCCAGTCGCCTCATTCCGAAAAAATTGACTCGCTATGTCAATCATGGCTTTAACCACATCATCAGTAAGGCTTTTCCTCAAAAAGTGGAGGATCTCTACCAAGCGATTCAAGAGCCGATTTATCAGGTCTTGCTCCTTGCAACAGCGTCTGAAACTAAGCTGATTCAGGAAGAATTTACAGACTTGAAATTCACCCGAAGCAGTCCATTTGCGGCTGATGTGATTAACCAAGGCATGTCCAAGTTAGAGGGAATTCGCCTTGTCGGCAAAGAATACGGTTTTGGCATCCATGAGGTCATGGCCTTTGGGGATTCGGACAATGACTTAGAAATGTTGGCAGGAGTGGGCATGTCCATTGCCATGGGAAATGGAACCGATCGAGTTAAAGAGATTGCAAAACATATTACAACCAGCAACAGTCAAGATGGCATTCACAAGGCGTTGGAGCATTTTGGAATTTTAGCGAGAGAGAAAGTCTTTACCAGTAGTGATCCGCATTTCAATAAAGTGAAGGCATTTCATCAAGTCATGGATACCTCGACACAAGAAGAGCCAATGGCTTGGGATTTGAAAAAAGCAAGCCATCGTGTAGACTTCAAGCTTGAAGAGATGGTGGAGTTTCTACGAGCAGCCAGTCCTTCTGAAGAGGCATTTGAGGGAGCGATTGAGGATTTGCATTTGGCTCTTGATAAGGCTGTTGAAAAAGTCAAGACAAATACTCCAGCTGAAGTGTCTCTAGTGGGACAGGCGGATGCTCTGATTGATATGTTGTATTTTACTTATGGAACTTTTGTACTTATGGGAGTGGACCCAGAGCGAATTTTTGAAATTGTCCATCAAGCCAATATGGGGAAAATCTTCCCAGATGGCAAGGCTCATTTTGACCCTATGACCCATAAAATCCTAAAACCAGATGATTGGGAAGAAAAATATGCGCCAGAACCTGCCATTCAAAAAGAGCTAGAACGCCAGATGAAGGCTTATCAAAAGCATAAGGAAGAGCAGCGGACTAAGCTTTAA
- a CDS encoding pyridoxal phosphate-dependent aminotransferase, protein MKQFEKSSKLEHVAYDIRGPVLEEAMRMRANGEKILRLNTGNPAEFGFTAPDEVIHDLIMNARSSEGYSDSKGIFSARKAIMQYCQLKKIPNVDIEDIYLGNGVSELIVMSMQGLLDDGDEVLVPMPDYPLWTAAVSLAGGNAVHYVCDEAAEWYPDMADIKSKITSNTKAIVLINPNNPTGALYPKEVLEEIVEIARVNDLIIFSDEIYDRMVFDGEVHIPIASLAPDLFCVTMNGLSKSHRICGFRVGWMVLSGPKHHVKGYIEGLNMLSNMRLCSNVLSQQVVQTSLGGYQSVDELLIPGGRLYEQREFITKAINEIPGLSTVKPKAGLYVFPKIDRTMYRIDDDEQFVLEFLKQEKVLLVHGRGFNWKEPDHFRIVYLPRVDELAQIQEKMTRFLRQYRR, encoded by the coding sequence ATGAAGCAATTTGAGAAATCAAGCAAATTGGAACACGTTGCCTATGATATTCGTGGTCCCGTCTTGGAAGAAGCGATGCGTATGCGGGCAAATGGAGAGAAAATTCTCCGTTTAAATACGGGAAATCCAGCTGAGTTTGGCTTTACAGCACCTGATGAGGTCATTCATGATTTGATTATGAACGCAAGAAGCAGTGAAGGCTACTCAGACTCTAAAGGGATTTTCTCTGCTCGTAAGGCAATTATGCAGTATTGCCAGCTAAAGAAGATTCCAAATGTCGACATCGAAGATATTTATCTAGGAAATGGTGTCAGTGAATTGATTGTCATGTCCATGCAAGGGCTTTTAGACGATGGAGATGAGGTTTTAGTGCCGATGCCTGATTATCCTCTCTGGACGGCAGCAGTCAGCCTAGCTGGGGGAAATGCGGTGCATTATGTCTGTGATGAAGCAGCAGAATGGTACCCGGATATGGCAGATATCAAATCGAAAATCACCTCAAACACCAAGGCGATTGTCCTCATCAATCCTAACAATCCGACAGGGGCTTTGTATCCCAAGGAAGTCTTAGAAGAAATTGTGGAAATCGCGCGGGTCAATGATTTGATTATTTTCTCAGATGAGATTTATGATCGCATGGTTTTTGATGGAGAAGTACATATTCCGATTGCCAGTCTAGCGCCAGATTTATTCTGTGTGACGATGAATGGTTTGTCTAAATCCCATCGTATCTGTGGTTTCCGTGTAGGCTGGATGGTCTTATCTGGACCGAAACATCATGTCAAGGGCTACATTGAAGGGCTCAATATGTTGTCGAATATGCGCCTTTGCTCCAACGTCTTGTCTCAGCAAGTCGTACAGACCTCGCTTGGTGGTTATCAATCGGTCGATGAACTCTTGATTCCTGGCGGGCGCCTCTATGAGCAACGGGAATTTATCACCAAAGCCATCAATGAAATTCCAGGTCTATCAACTGTGAAGCCTAAGGCTGGACTCTATGTCTTTCCAAAAATCGACCGCACGATGTATCGGATTGATGATGATGAGCAGTTTGTTTTGGAATTTTTGAAGCAGGAGAAGGTCTTGCTGGTTCATGGACGTGGCTTTAACTGGAAAGAACCAGATCATTTCCGTATCGTTTATCTACCACGAGTCGATGAGTTAGCGCAGATCCAAGAAAAGATGACTCGTTTCTTGCGTCAATACCGTAGGTAA
- a CDS encoding DUF2975 domain-containing protein: MNHRLTSLKSAKTFISFLLFLHGFGVVMVTCLFIIGLFYQGSLHIDSDFTIYLRHPGPLGYWGSILILMKYYILLAILYFVRQFFQNILTERIFVEQNVELAKRTAVLLVIASFLGEGIFTLYEFSFFNVPFIVTALAVWALAKVLEEANRIAKEQEFTI, translated from the coding sequence ATGAATCATCGACTTACTTCTTTGAAGTCTGCCAAGACTTTTATTAGCTTTTTACTCTTTCTTCACGGATTTGGAGTTGTTATGGTGACTTGTCTATTTATCATCGGTCTTTTTTATCAAGGTTCTTTACATATTGACTCTGATTTTACTATTTATCTTCGTCATCCTGGACCTTTAGGATATTGGGGTTCCATACTGATCCTAATGAAATACTATATCTTACTAGCTATTCTTTATTTTGTTCGGCAATTTTTTCAAAACATCCTGACTGAGCGTATCTTTGTCGAGCAAAATGTAGAACTCGCAAAACGCACGGCAGTTCTCCTTGTCATCGCCTCTTTTTTAGGAGAAGGAATCTTCACCTTGTACGAATTTTCCTTTTTCAATGTTCCCTTTATCGTGACAGCTCTTGCAGTGTGGGCGCTCGCAAAAGTCCTTGAAGAAGCAAACCGCATTGCCAAAGAGCAAGAATTTACCATCTAG
- a CDS encoding mechanosensitive ion channel — MDLYLQGLLSQVISYLPSAVRIIVLILIAVLLAKLVRKGVIKGLQKLNPVTLFTKWGLIKDGTDENALIKTIGQIFYFLTILFFLPSILSGLGVSSVVDPISSMFAVFLSFIPNIIAAGFILFLGVYFCKFIKNLVKQLIINLPIEQWISKVLGQDNQTALTNEAQLADVLSSIVYVLIFVPILATSLDILGVAALSEPIVALLNQAISFIPNLVSAIILVLIGGFLTKIIGNVVEKLLQTSGIDQYSKYLSFNEKQTITLSTVVASIVRIVIGIFFGVQAIATLQLDILNTVGTSIIAYLPAVISSLILLMIAIIAGNVLGSFFSSLTNKKFIGETVRYAILVLSAFMILDQLHIAETIVQTTFTIILGAVAVAFALAFGLGGKEFAAKQLEKLDKVMHKDK, encoded by the coding sequence ATGGATCTTTATTTGCAAGGCTTGCTTAGTCAAGTCATTTCCTATCTGCCTTCGGCAGTTCGTATCATTGTTCTCATTTTAATTGCAGTTCTACTTGCTAAATTAGTGAGAAAAGGAGTCATCAAAGGGCTTCAAAAACTCAATCCCGTCACATTATTTACAAAATGGGGATTGATCAAAGATGGAACGGATGAAAATGCCCTCATCAAAACAATCGGACAGATTTTCTATTTCTTGACAATCTTATTCTTTCTTCCATCTATTCTATCTGGACTCGGAGTTTCTAGCGTTGTCGATCCGATTTCAAGCATGTTTGCTGTATTTCTCAGCTTCATTCCAAATATTATTGCTGCTGGATTTATCCTATTCCTAGGAGTTTACTTCTGTAAATTTATTAAAAATCTAGTGAAGCAACTCATCATTAACCTTCCAATTGAACAATGGATTTCTAAAGTACTTGGACAAGATAATCAAACAGCTCTTACAAACGAAGCTCAATTAGCAGATGTACTATCTTCAATTGTATATGTTCTTATCTTTGTTCCTATCCTAGCGACTTCTTTAGATATCCTAGGAGTAGCTGCTCTTTCTGAACCGATTGTAGCATTGCTTAACCAAGCTATTAGTTTCATTCCAAATCTAGTTTCTGCGATTATCCTTGTTCTTATCGGTGGATTCTTGACTAAGATCATTGGAAATGTCGTGGAAAAATTACTCCAAACATCTGGTATTGATCAATATTCAAAATACCTTAGCTTCAATGAAAAACAAACTATCACTCTATCAACGGTAGTTGCGTCTATTGTTCGTATTGTCATTGGTATCTTCTTTGGAGTACAAGCGATTGCCACACTCCAACTAGATATTCTAAATACTGTTGGAACTTCTATTATCGCTTATCTACCAGCTGTTATTAGCTCACTCATTCTCTTAATGATTGCTATTATAGCTGGAAATGTCCTTGGTTCATTCTTCTCAAGTTTGACCAACAAAAAATTCATCGGTGAAACTGTTCGCTATGCGATTTTAGTCCTTTCAGCCTTTATGATCCTCGATCAACTTCACATCGCTGAAACAATCGTTCAAACAACCTTTACCATCATTCTAGGTGCCGTAGCAGTTGCATTTGCTTTAGCATTTGGACTAGGTGGAAAAGAATTTGCTGCTAAACAATTAGAAAAATTGGATAAAGTTATGCATAAGGACAAATAA
- a CDS encoding universal stress protein encodes MTQKYENIMVAVDGSREADLAFVKGINSALRNQARLTIAHVIDTRALQSVSTFDAEVYEELQTEAKKLMADYEEKARAAGLTDVVTIIEMGNPKTLLATDIPDANGVDLILVGATGLTAFERLLIGSSSEYILRHTKVDLLVVRDKEKTM; translated from the coding sequence ATGACCCAAAAGTATGAAAATATCATGGTTGCCGTTGATGGTTCACGCGAGGCAGATCTAGCTTTTGTAAAAGGAATCAATTCCGCCCTACGAAACCAAGCACGACTCACGATTGCTCATGTGATTGATACCCGTGCTCTTCAAAGCGTTTCTACTTTTGACGCTGAAGTCTATGAAGAATTGCAGACGGAAGCTAAAAAATTGATGGCTGATTACGAAGAAAAGGCACGCGCAGCTGGACTCACAGATGTGGTGACCATTATCGAAATGGGAAATCCAAAGACGCTTCTTGCAACAGACATTCCAGATGCAAATGGCGTTGATCTGATTCTTGTCGGTGCAACTGGTCTGACAGCCTTTGAGCGACTCCTTATCGGCTCTTCTTCTGAGTATATCCTACGCCACACGAAGGTTGACCTTCTCGTCGTTCGTGACAAAGAAAAAACTATGTAA